A part of Rhodamnia argentea isolate NSW1041297 chromosome 8, ASM2092103v1, whole genome shotgun sequence genomic DNA contains:
- the LOC115745446 gene encoding SUPPRESSOR OF ABI3-5 isoform X1, protein MDPNRYGHQQGWENNSALEGYSSAHEPNFRVGSYDERRFLDDRYAYPLERDAYPPPPSTGGFWAQSRRRNYEDEYPLERESRRHEKPYIDAYNEMDTFHDRDSSFQDYDKLRDGYHGIDNFRDRDLDRPARFGGRDRDDYPYDDYGHRSRTSQHREDSREKDSSHGRHSYDSDYDRSNRRDVNFRRRDYRDREHDKRSSNRERDYSPYGRYEPSRSRSRSRSPSRSRSHGRDDHLKSRSPRSRSRGRSHREDSYDDDRYDRAERRRDREDKRQREHYGVAPSATVVVKGLSQKTTEEDLYQILAEWGPLRHVRVIKERNSGLSRGFAFIDFPSVGAAEAMMEKVGDDGLVVDGRKLFFEYSSKPTGVSGGFGQESTVKSGHGSYRSMMVPSDWMCTICGCVNFARRTSCFQCNEPRTDDAPSADMISSQSTLAKKGLEAGPTHVLVVRGLDENADEEMIRYEFSKHAPIKDLRLVRDKFTHVSRGFAFVHFYSVDDATKALEATNGTTLEKNGQILRVAYAKSVLGPGSGPSASSQSSSLAAAAIEAATFAQQYDAVGWAPKEYNPEDKQSSGGQEHGSGDISAKKDGSAPQSGFVWDEASGYYYDAGSGFYYDGTSGLYYDGNNGVWYTFDHQTQQYIPCTDQNASSTSNKISELTKGSDSSSTRKVVISAPAATISSAEKAASLPDAVQAAAAAAIAAEKKEKEKLKEIKLASKSSIMASKKKMSNVLTMWKQRSHEGQATRVALNDNPLSASADDKSFGVGQSVKGKVKPDLNTIRNGTTSNAGVSTAIPAVQNVTSEAQGKPWPVSNSSGGALMGVIRGSGRGSSSLANTDASTGITPFKTDVSALGSYTPPSAAGSGKRRFSEMPLSSASINKEQPQSSYRDRAAERRSLYGSSVGDDMLDHDTMDLNRDLAFKKSSLDSMPFPPGVGGSRGAGDASVAAQSYEVITAEKAIDENNVGNRMLRSMGWHEGLGLGKDGSGMIEPVQAQAMDRRAGLGSQQKKLDPSLEVQAGDSYKTLIQKKALARFREMS, encoded by the exons ATGGATCCTAATCGCTACGGGCATCAGCAAGGATGGGAAAATAACAGC GCTTTGGAGGGTTATAGTTCTGCACATGAGCCTAATTTTAG GGTTGGTTCGTATGATGAGAGAAGGTTTTTAGATGACAGATATGCGTACCCTTTGGAGAGGGACGCATATCCACCTCCACCGTCTACTGGTGGGTTTTGGGCCCAATCAAGAAGGAGGAATTATGAAGATGAATATCCACTTGAAAGAGAGTCTAGGAGACATGAGAAGCCATATATTGATGCATACAATGAGATGGATACATTTCATGATCGCGATTCATCATTTCAAGATTACGACAAATTGCGAGATGGCTATCATGGAATTGACAATTTTCGTGATCGTGATCTCGATCGGCCTGCTAGGTTTGGAGGACGGGATCGTGATGACTATCCATATGATGACTATGGCCATAGGTCACGTACTTCACAGCATAGAGAGGATAGCCGTGAAAAGGATTCTAGCCATGGTCGACATAGTTATGACTCTGATTATGACCGAAGCAATAGGAGAGATGTGAACTTTAGGAGGCGTGATTACCGTGACCGTGAACATGACAAAAGAAGTTCTAATCGAGAAAGGGATTACAGCCCATATGGAAGATATGAACCATCTCGGTCTCGTTCACGATCCCGATCACCATCTCGATCTAGGTCCCATGGACGTGATGATCATCTAAAGTCTAGGTCTCCCAGAAGTAGAAGCCGTGGTCGCAGTCATCGCGAGGACAGCTATGATGATGATCGATATGATAGGGCTGAGAGACGGAGGGACCGTGAGGACAAGCGCCAACGTGAACATTACGGTGTG GCCCCATCTGCTACTGTTGTGGTGAAAGGTCTCTCGCAGAAGACAACCGAGGAGGATCTATATCAGATTCTT GCTGAGTGGGGACCTCTCCGTCATGTACGTGTGATTAAAGAACGAAATTCTGGCCTGTCTCGTGGGTTTGCTTTTATTGATTTCCCTTCCGTG GGGGCAGCAGAAGCAATGATGGAGAAAGTTGGGGATGATGGCCTTGTTGTTGATGGCAGGAAACTTTTTTTTGAGTACAG TAGTAAGCCAACTGGAGTTTCAGGAGGCTTTGGTCAAGAGAGTACTGTCAAATCAGGCCATGGTAGCTATAGGAGTATGATGGTGCCTTCTGATTGGATGTGCACGATCTGTGGTTGCGTTAATTTTGCAAGGCGAACATCTTGCTTCCAG TGTAATGAGCCACGAACAGATGATGCTCCGTCAGCAGATATGATATCGAGTCAATCAACATTAGCGAAGAAGGGACTGGAGGCAG GGCCAACACATGTTTTGGTGGTGCGCGGGTTGGATGAAAATGCCGATGAAGAAATGATTCGATATGAATTCTCCAAACACGCTCCAATTAAA gaTCTTCGTCTTGTGAGAGACAAATTTACTCACGTATCAAGGGGATTTGCGTTTGTACACTTTTACTCG GTTGATGATGCAACTAAAGCTCTTGAAGCTACAAATGGGACAACACTTGAGAAGAATGGGCAGATACTTCGAGTAGCATATGCAAAAAGTGTTCTTGGTCCAGGATCAGGGCCGTCAGCATCGTCTCAGTCGAGCAGCCTAGCTGCGGCAGCAATTGAGGCAGCGACATTTGCTCAGCAA TATGATGCTGTTGGATGGGCGCCAAAGGAATATAACCCGGAAGACAAACAATCCTCTGGTGGACAGGAACATGGGAGTGGAGACATCTCTGCTAAAAAAGATGGTTCAGCTCCACAATCTGGCTTCGTGTGGGATGAAGCGTCTGGTTACTATTACGATGCTGGCTCCGGGTTCTACTATGATGGAACTtcag GTCTTTATTACGATGGTAATAATGGCGTCTGGTATACATTTGATCACCAAACTCAGCAATATATTCCTTGCACCGACCAAAATGCCAGCTCCACATCTAATAAGATATCTGAGCTGACTAAAGGATCAGATAGTTCCAGTACTAGGAAGGTTGTGATCTCTGCGCCAGCTGCAACGATAAGCTCAGCTGAGAAAGCTGCTTCCCTACCGGATGCAGTCCAGGCTGCTGCAGCAGCTGCAATAGCTgcagagaagaaagagaaggagaagctGAAGGAGATCAAACTTGCTTCCAAAAGTAGTATCATGGCCAGCAAAAAGAAGATGAGCAATGTGTTGACAATGTGGAAACAGAGGAGTCATGAAGGACAAGCTACTCGTGTGGCCCTGAATGACAACCCGCTGTCTGCTTCTGCTGACGACAAATCATTTGGTGTTGGACAATCTGTCAAGGGGAAGGTTAAACCCGACTTGAATACCATAAGGAATGGTACCACATCAAATGCAGGAGTTAGCACTGCTATACCTGCGGTCCAGAATGTTACTTCGGAGGCTCAGGGAAAACCGTGGCCTGTTAGCAATAGCTCAGGCGGGGCTTTGATGGGTGTTATTAGGGGCTCCGGAAGAG GTTCATCTTCTTTGGCAAATACTGATGCATCAACCGGCATCACTCCATTCAAAACAGATGTATCTGCTTTGGGTTCTTATACACCACCTTCGGCTGCTGGAAGTGGCAAGAGGAGATTCTCTGAAATGCCTTTGAGTTCTGCTTCTATTAACAAGGAACAACCTCAATCGAGCTATAGGGATCGAGCTGCTGAGAGGAGGAGCTTATATGGTTCTTCTGTTGGAGATGATATGTTGGACCATGACACCATGGATTTGA ATCGAGATCTGGCCTTCAAAAAGAGTTCTTTGGATTCAATGCCATTTCCCCCTGGAGTAGGGGGCTCACGTGGGGCTGGAGATGCGAGTGTCGCTGCTCAGAGCTATGAGGTGATTACAGCAGAAAAAGCAATTGATGAGAACAATGTAGGGAACCGGATGCTCCGCAGCATGGGCTGGCATGAAGGCTTG GGACTGGGGAAGGATGGCAGTGGCATGATAGAGCCTGTCCAAGCACAAGCGATGGATAGGAGAGCAGGTCTTGGTAGTCAGCAAAAGAAGCTTGATCCTAGCCTAGAGGTGCAAGCTGGGGATAGCTACAAGACTCTTATTCAAAAGAAGGCCCTTGCTAGGTTCCGAGAAATGTCTTAG
- the LOC115745446 gene encoding SUPPRESSOR OF ABI3-5 isoform X2, with translation MDPNRYGHQQGWENNSALEGYSSAHEPNFRVGSYDERRFLDDRYAYPLERDAYPPPPSTGGFWAQSRRRNYEDEYPLERESRRHEKPYIDAYNEMDTFHDRDSSFQDYDKLRDGYHGIDNFRDRDLDRPARFGGRDRDDYPYDDYGHRSRTSQHREDSREKDSSHGRHSYDSDYDRSNRRDVNFRRRDYRDREHDKRSSNRERDYSPYGRYEPSRSRSRSRSPSRSRSHGRDDHLKSRSPRSRSRGRSHREDSYDDDRYDRAERRRDREDKRQREHYGVAPSATVVVKGLSQKTTEEDLYQILAEWGPLRHVRVIKERNSGLSRGFAFIDFPSVGAAEAMMEKVGDDGLVVDGRKLFFEYSSKPTGVSGGFGQESTVKSGHGSYRSMMVPSDWMCTICGCVNFARRTSCFQCNEPRTDDAPSADMISSQSTLAKKGLEAGPTHVLVVRGLDENADEEMIRYEFSKHAPIKDLRLVRDKFTHVSRGFAFVHFYSVDDATKALEATNGTTLEKNGQILRVAYAKSVLGPGSGPSASSQSSSLAAAAIEAATFAQQYDAVGWAPKEYNPEDKQSSGGQEHGSGDISAKKDGSAPQSGFVWDEASGYYYDAGSGFYYDGTSGLYYDGNNGVWYTFDHQTQQYIPCTDQNASSTSNKISELTKGSDSSSTRKVVISAPAATISSAEKAASLPDAVQAAAAAAIAAEKKEKEKLKEIKLASKSSIMASKKKMSNVLTMWKQRSHEGQATRVALNDNPLSASADDKSFGVGQSVKGKVKPDLNTIRNGTTSNAGVSTAIPAVQNVTSEAQGKPWPVSNSSGGALMGVIRGSGRGLLKSDVFSGSCGGVSMSSTFASAAGSSSLANTDASTGITPFKTDVSALGSYTPPSAAGSGKRRFSEMPLSSASINKEQPQSSYRDRAAERRSLYGSSVGDDMLDHDTMDLNRDLAFKKSSLDSMPFPPGVGGSRGAGDASVAAQSYEVITAEKAIDENNVGNRMLRSMGWHEGLGLGKDGSGMIEPVQAQAMDRRAGLGSQQKKLDPSLEVQAGDSYKTLIQKKALARFREMS, from the exons ATGGATCCTAATCGCTACGGGCATCAGCAAGGATGGGAAAATAACAGC GCTTTGGAGGGTTATAGTTCTGCACATGAGCCTAATTTTAG GGTTGGTTCGTATGATGAGAGAAGGTTTTTAGATGACAGATATGCGTACCCTTTGGAGAGGGACGCATATCCACCTCCACCGTCTACTGGTGGGTTTTGGGCCCAATCAAGAAGGAGGAATTATGAAGATGAATATCCACTTGAAAGAGAGTCTAGGAGACATGAGAAGCCATATATTGATGCATACAATGAGATGGATACATTTCATGATCGCGATTCATCATTTCAAGATTACGACAAATTGCGAGATGGCTATCATGGAATTGACAATTTTCGTGATCGTGATCTCGATCGGCCTGCTAGGTTTGGAGGACGGGATCGTGATGACTATCCATATGATGACTATGGCCATAGGTCACGTACTTCACAGCATAGAGAGGATAGCCGTGAAAAGGATTCTAGCCATGGTCGACATAGTTATGACTCTGATTATGACCGAAGCAATAGGAGAGATGTGAACTTTAGGAGGCGTGATTACCGTGACCGTGAACATGACAAAAGAAGTTCTAATCGAGAAAGGGATTACAGCCCATATGGAAGATATGAACCATCTCGGTCTCGTTCACGATCCCGATCACCATCTCGATCTAGGTCCCATGGACGTGATGATCATCTAAAGTCTAGGTCTCCCAGAAGTAGAAGCCGTGGTCGCAGTCATCGCGAGGACAGCTATGATGATGATCGATATGATAGGGCTGAGAGACGGAGGGACCGTGAGGACAAGCGCCAACGTGAACATTACGGTGTG GCCCCATCTGCTACTGTTGTGGTGAAAGGTCTCTCGCAGAAGACAACCGAGGAGGATCTATATCAGATTCTT GCTGAGTGGGGACCTCTCCGTCATGTACGTGTGATTAAAGAACGAAATTCTGGCCTGTCTCGTGGGTTTGCTTTTATTGATTTCCCTTCCGTG GGGGCAGCAGAAGCAATGATGGAGAAAGTTGGGGATGATGGCCTTGTTGTTGATGGCAGGAAACTTTTTTTTGAGTACAG TAGTAAGCCAACTGGAGTTTCAGGAGGCTTTGGTCAAGAGAGTACTGTCAAATCAGGCCATGGTAGCTATAGGAGTATGATGGTGCCTTCTGATTGGATGTGCACGATCTGTGGTTGCGTTAATTTTGCAAGGCGAACATCTTGCTTCCAG TGTAATGAGCCACGAACAGATGATGCTCCGTCAGCAGATATGATATCGAGTCAATCAACATTAGCGAAGAAGGGACTGGAGGCAG GGCCAACACATGTTTTGGTGGTGCGCGGGTTGGATGAAAATGCCGATGAAGAAATGATTCGATATGAATTCTCCAAACACGCTCCAATTAAA gaTCTTCGTCTTGTGAGAGACAAATTTACTCACGTATCAAGGGGATTTGCGTTTGTACACTTTTACTCG GTTGATGATGCAACTAAAGCTCTTGAAGCTACAAATGGGACAACACTTGAGAAGAATGGGCAGATACTTCGAGTAGCATATGCAAAAAGTGTTCTTGGTCCAGGATCAGGGCCGTCAGCATCGTCTCAGTCGAGCAGCCTAGCTGCGGCAGCAATTGAGGCAGCGACATTTGCTCAGCAA TATGATGCTGTTGGATGGGCGCCAAAGGAATATAACCCGGAAGACAAACAATCCTCTGGTGGACAGGAACATGGGAGTGGAGACATCTCTGCTAAAAAAGATGGTTCAGCTCCACAATCTGGCTTCGTGTGGGATGAAGCGTCTGGTTACTATTACGATGCTGGCTCCGGGTTCTACTATGATGGAACTtcag GTCTTTATTACGATGGTAATAATGGCGTCTGGTATACATTTGATCACCAAACTCAGCAATATATTCCTTGCACCGACCAAAATGCCAGCTCCACATCTAATAAGATATCTGAGCTGACTAAAGGATCAGATAGTTCCAGTACTAGGAAGGTTGTGATCTCTGCGCCAGCTGCAACGATAAGCTCAGCTGAGAAAGCTGCTTCCCTACCGGATGCAGTCCAGGCTGCTGCAGCAGCTGCAATAGCTgcagagaagaaagagaaggagaagctGAAGGAGATCAAACTTGCTTCCAAAAGTAGTATCATGGCCAGCAAAAAGAAGATGAGCAATGTGTTGACAATGTGGAAACAGAGGAGTCATGAAGGACAAGCTACTCGTGTGGCCCTGAATGACAACCCGCTGTCTGCTTCTGCTGACGACAAATCATTTGGTGTTGGACAATCTGTCAAGGGGAAGGTTAAACCCGACTTGAATACCATAAGGAATGGTACCACATCAAATGCAGGAGTTAGCACTGCTATACCTGCGGTCCAGAATGTTACTTCGGAGGCTCAGGGAAAACCGTGGCCTGTTAGCAATAGCTCAGGCGGGGCTTTGATGGGTGTTATTAGGGGCTCCGGAAGAGGTTTATTGAAATCAGATGTTTTTTCAGGGTCATGTGGTGGAGTTTCAATGTCTTCAACTTTTGCTTCTGCTGCAGGTTCATCTTCTTTGGCAAATACTGATGCATCAACCGGCATCACTCCATTCAAAACAGATGTATCTGCTTTGGGTTCTTATACACCACCTTCGGCTGCTGGAAGTGGCAAGAGGAGATTCTCTGAAATGCCTTTGAGTTCTGCTTCTATTAACAAGGAACAACCTCAATCGAGCTATAGGGATCGAGCTGCTGAGAGGAGGAGCTTATATGGTTCTTCTGTTGGAGATGATATGTTGGACCATGACACCATGGATTTGA ATCGAGATCTGGCCTTCAAAAAGAGTTCTTTGGATTCAATGCCATTTCCCCCTGGAGTAGGGGGCTCACGTGGGGCTGGAGATGCGAGTGTCGCTGCTCAGAGCTATGAGGTGATTACAGCAGAAAAAGCAATTGATGAGAACAATGTAGGGAACCGGATGCTCCGCAGCATGGGCTGGCATGAAGGCTTG GGACTGGGGAAGGATGGCAGTGGCATGATAGAGCCTGTCCAAGCACAAGCGATGGATAGGAGAGCAGGTCTTGGTAGTCAGCAAAAGAAGCTTGATCCTAGCCTAGAGGTGCAAGCTGGGGATAGCTACAAGACTCTTATTCAAAAGAAGGCCCTTGCTAGGTTCCGAGAAATGTCTTAG
- the LOC115745446 gene encoding SUPPRESSOR OF ABI3-5 isoform X3: protein MDPNRYGHQQGWENNSALEGYSSAHEPNFRVGSYDERRFLDDRYAYPLERDAYPPPPSTGGFWAQSRRRNYEDEYPLERESRRHEKPYIDAYNEMDTFHDRDSSFQDYDKLRDGYHGIDNFRDRDLDRPARFGGRDRDDYPYDDYGHRSRTSQHREDSREKDSSHGRHSYDSDYDRSNRRDVNFRRRDYRDREHDKRSSNRERDYSPYGRYEPSRSRSRSRSPSRSRSHGRDDHLKSRSPRSRSRGRSHREDSYDDDRYDRAERRRDREDKRQREHYGVAPSATVVVKGLSQKTTEEDLYQILAEWGPLRHVRVIKERNSGLSRGFAFIDFPSVGAAEAMMEKVGDDGLVVDGRKLFFEYSKPTGVSGGFGQESTVKSGHGSYRSMMVPSDWMCTICGCVNFARRTSCFQCNEPRTDDAPSADMISSQSTLAKKGLEAGPTHVLVVRGLDENADEEMIRYEFSKHAPIKDLRLVRDKFTHVSRGFAFVHFYSVDDATKALEATNGTTLEKNGQILRVAYAKSVLGPGSGPSASSQSSSLAAAAIEAATFAQQYDAVGWAPKEYNPEDKQSSGGQEHGSGDISAKKDGSAPQSGFVWDEASGYYYDAGSGFYYDGTSGLYYDGNNGVWYTFDHQTQQYIPCTDQNASSTSNKISELTKGSDSSSTRKVVISAPAATISSAEKAASLPDAVQAAAAAAIAAEKKEKEKLKEIKLASKSSIMASKKKMSNVLTMWKQRSHEGQATRVALNDNPLSASADDKSFGVGQSVKGKVKPDLNTIRNGTTSNAGVSTAIPAVQNVTSEAQGKPWPVSNSSGGALMGVIRGSGRGLLKSDVFSGSCGGVSMSSTFASAAGSSSLANTDASTGITPFKTDVSALGSYTPPSAAGSGKRRFSEMPLSSASINKEQPQSSYRDRAAERRSLYGSSVGDDMLDHDTMDLNRDLAFKKSSLDSMPFPPGVGGSRGAGDASVAAQSYEVITAEKAIDENNVGNRMLRSMGWHEGLGLGKDGSGMIEPVQAQAMDRRAGLGSQQKKLDPSLEVQAGDSYKTLIQKKALARFREMS from the exons ATGGATCCTAATCGCTACGGGCATCAGCAAGGATGGGAAAATAACAGC GCTTTGGAGGGTTATAGTTCTGCACATGAGCCTAATTTTAG GGTTGGTTCGTATGATGAGAGAAGGTTTTTAGATGACAGATATGCGTACCCTTTGGAGAGGGACGCATATCCACCTCCACCGTCTACTGGTGGGTTTTGGGCCCAATCAAGAAGGAGGAATTATGAAGATGAATATCCACTTGAAAGAGAGTCTAGGAGACATGAGAAGCCATATATTGATGCATACAATGAGATGGATACATTTCATGATCGCGATTCATCATTTCAAGATTACGACAAATTGCGAGATGGCTATCATGGAATTGACAATTTTCGTGATCGTGATCTCGATCGGCCTGCTAGGTTTGGAGGACGGGATCGTGATGACTATCCATATGATGACTATGGCCATAGGTCACGTACTTCACAGCATAGAGAGGATAGCCGTGAAAAGGATTCTAGCCATGGTCGACATAGTTATGACTCTGATTATGACCGAAGCAATAGGAGAGATGTGAACTTTAGGAGGCGTGATTACCGTGACCGTGAACATGACAAAAGAAGTTCTAATCGAGAAAGGGATTACAGCCCATATGGAAGATATGAACCATCTCGGTCTCGTTCACGATCCCGATCACCATCTCGATCTAGGTCCCATGGACGTGATGATCATCTAAAGTCTAGGTCTCCCAGAAGTAGAAGCCGTGGTCGCAGTCATCGCGAGGACAGCTATGATGATGATCGATATGATAGGGCTGAGAGACGGAGGGACCGTGAGGACAAGCGCCAACGTGAACATTACGGTGTG GCCCCATCTGCTACTGTTGTGGTGAAAGGTCTCTCGCAGAAGACAACCGAGGAGGATCTATATCAGATTCTT GCTGAGTGGGGACCTCTCCGTCATGTACGTGTGATTAAAGAACGAAATTCTGGCCTGTCTCGTGGGTTTGCTTTTATTGATTTCCCTTCCGTG GGGGCAGCAGAAGCAATGATGGAGAAAGTTGGGGATGATGGCCTTGTTGTTGATGGCAGGAAACTTTTTTTTGAGTACAG TAAGCCAACTGGAGTTTCAGGAGGCTTTGGTCAAGAGAGTACTGTCAAATCAGGCCATGGTAGCTATAGGAGTATGATGGTGCCTTCTGATTGGATGTGCACGATCTGTGGTTGCGTTAATTTTGCAAGGCGAACATCTTGCTTCCAG TGTAATGAGCCACGAACAGATGATGCTCCGTCAGCAGATATGATATCGAGTCAATCAACATTAGCGAAGAAGGGACTGGAGGCAG GGCCAACACATGTTTTGGTGGTGCGCGGGTTGGATGAAAATGCCGATGAAGAAATGATTCGATATGAATTCTCCAAACACGCTCCAATTAAA gaTCTTCGTCTTGTGAGAGACAAATTTACTCACGTATCAAGGGGATTTGCGTTTGTACACTTTTACTCG GTTGATGATGCAACTAAAGCTCTTGAAGCTACAAATGGGACAACACTTGAGAAGAATGGGCAGATACTTCGAGTAGCATATGCAAAAAGTGTTCTTGGTCCAGGATCAGGGCCGTCAGCATCGTCTCAGTCGAGCAGCCTAGCTGCGGCAGCAATTGAGGCAGCGACATTTGCTCAGCAA TATGATGCTGTTGGATGGGCGCCAAAGGAATATAACCCGGAAGACAAACAATCCTCTGGTGGACAGGAACATGGGAGTGGAGACATCTCTGCTAAAAAAGATGGTTCAGCTCCACAATCTGGCTTCGTGTGGGATGAAGCGTCTGGTTACTATTACGATGCTGGCTCCGGGTTCTACTATGATGGAACTtcag GTCTTTATTACGATGGTAATAATGGCGTCTGGTATACATTTGATCACCAAACTCAGCAATATATTCCTTGCACCGACCAAAATGCCAGCTCCACATCTAATAAGATATCTGAGCTGACTAAAGGATCAGATAGTTCCAGTACTAGGAAGGTTGTGATCTCTGCGCCAGCTGCAACGATAAGCTCAGCTGAGAAAGCTGCTTCCCTACCGGATGCAGTCCAGGCTGCTGCAGCAGCTGCAATAGCTgcagagaagaaagagaaggagaagctGAAGGAGATCAAACTTGCTTCCAAAAGTAGTATCATGGCCAGCAAAAAGAAGATGAGCAATGTGTTGACAATGTGGAAACAGAGGAGTCATGAAGGACAAGCTACTCGTGTGGCCCTGAATGACAACCCGCTGTCTGCTTCTGCTGACGACAAATCATTTGGTGTTGGACAATCTGTCAAGGGGAAGGTTAAACCCGACTTGAATACCATAAGGAATGGTACCACATCAAATGCAGGAGTTAGCACTGCTATACCTGCGGTCCAGAATGTTACTTCGGAGGCTCAGGGAAAACCGTGGCCTGTTAGCAATAGCTCAGGCGGGGCTTTGATGGGTGTTATTAGGGGCTCCGGAAGAGGTTTATTGAAATCAGATGTTTTTTCAGGGTCATGTGGTGGAGTTTCAATGTCTTCAACTTTTGCTTCTGCTGCAGGTTCATCTTCTTTGGCAAATACTGATGCATCAACCGGCATCACTCCATTCAAAACAGATGTATCTGCTTTGGGTTCTTATACACCACCTTCGGCTGCTGGAAGTGGCAAGAGGAGATTCTCTGAAATGCCTTTGAGTTCTGCTTCTATTAACAAGGAACAACCTCAATCGAGCTATAGGGATCGAGCTGCTGAGAGGAGGAGCTTATATGGTTCTTCTGTTGGAGATGATATGTTGGACCATGACACCATGGATTTGA ATCGAGATCTGGCCTTCAAAAAGAGTTCTTTGGATTCAATGCCATTTCCCCCTGGAGTAGGGGGCTCACGTGGGGCTGGAGATGCGAGTGTCGCTGCTCAGAGCTATGAGGTGATTACAGCAGAAAAAGCAATTGATGAGAACAATGTAGGGAACCGGATGCTCCGCAGCATGGGCTGGCATGAAGGCTTG GGACTGGGGAAGGATGGCAGTGGCATGATAGAGCCTGTCCAAGCACAAGCGATGGATAGGAGAGCAGGTCTTGGTAGTCAGCAAAAGAAGCTTGATCCTAGCCTAGAGGTGCAAGCTGGGGATAGCTACAAGACTCTTATTCAAAAGAAGGCCCTTGCTAGGTTCCGAGAAATGTCTTAG
- the LOC115745358 gene encoding ras-related protein Rab5-like isoform X2: MAGGEAVSSNSPAKPAILGHNSNAINAKLVLLGDMGSGKSSLVLRFVKNQFFDFQESTIGAAFFSRTVGVNDASVKFEIWDTAGQERYHSLAPMYYRGAAAAIIVYDITSTESFERAKKWVEELHKQGNPNLIITLAGNKTDLEDRRKVAAADGRMYAEERQLVFIETSAKTATNVSKLFYELRGCPEFRLCRIQRRRGWF, translated from the exons atGGCCGGAGGAGAAGCTGTCTCTTCGAATTCGCCTGCCAAACCGGCGATCCTTGGACATAACAGCAACGCCATCAACGCGAAGCTC GTATTGCTGGGAGACATGGGTTCCGGCAAATCCAGCCTGGTCTTGCGCTTCGTCAAGAACCAGTTCTTTGATTTTCAG GAATCAACTATAGGAGCAGCATTCTTCTCGCGGACAGTGGGTGTCAATGATGCATCGGTGAAGTTTGAGATATGGGATACTGCAGGTCAGGAAAGGTACCACAGCTTGGCTCCTATGTACTACAGAGGTGCTGCCGCAGCTATTATTGTCTATGACATCACTAGCACT GAATCATTTGAACGGGCTAAGAAGTGGGTGGAGGAACTTCACAAGCAAG GAAATCCCAATTTGATAATAACGCTCGCTGGGAATAAGACAGATCTGGAGGACAGAAGAAAAGTGGCAGCTGCG GACGGACGCATGTATGCAGAAGAAAGGCAACTCGTGTTCATAGAAACATCTGCTAAGACTGCCACTAATGTCAGCAAACTGTTCTATGAA CTAAGAGGTTGCCCAGAGTTCAGGCTATGCAGAATTCAGCGCCGGCGGGGATGGTTCTAG
- the LOC115745358 gene encoding ras-related protein RHN1-like isoform X1 — protein sequence MAGGEAVSSNSPAKPAILGHNSNAINAKLVLLGDMGSGKSSLVLRFVKNQFFDFQESTIGAAFFSRTVGVNDASVKFEIWDTAGQERYHSLAPMYYRGAAAAIIVYDITSTESFERAKKWVEELHKQGNPNLIITLAGNKTDLEDRRKVAAADGRMYAEERQLVFIETSAKTATNVSKLFYEIAKRLPRVQAMQNSAPAGMVLVDRSFEETRSASCCS from the exons atGGCCGGAGGAGAAGCTGTCTCTTCGAATTCGCCTGCCAAACCGGCGATCCTTGGACATAACAGCAACGCCATCAACGCGAAGCTC GTATTGCTGGGAGACATGGGTTCCGGCAAATCCAGCCTGGTCTTGCGCTTCGTCAAGAACCAGTTCTTTGATTTTCAG GAATCAACTATAGGAGCAGCATTCTTCTCGCGGACAGTGGGTGTCAATGATGCATCGGTGAAGTTTGAGATATGGGATACTGCAGGTCAGGAAAGGTACCACAGCTTGGCTCCTATGTACTACAGAGGTGCTGCCGCAGCTATTATTGTCTATGACATCACTAGCACT GAATCATTTGAACGGGCTAAGAAGTGGGTGGAGGAACTTCACAAGCAAG GAAATCCCAATTTGATAATAACGCTCGCTGGGAATAAGACAGATCTGGAGGACAGAAGAAAAGTGGCAGCTGCG GACGGACGCATGTATGCAGAAGAAAGGCAACTCGTGTTCATAGAAACATCTGCTAAGACTGCCACTAATGTCAGCAAACTGTTCTATGAAATAG CTAAGAGGTTGCCCAGAGTTCAGGCTATGCAGAATTCAGCGCCGGCGGGGATGGTTCTAGTGGATAGAAGCTTTGAAGAAACCCGATCTGCATCCTGTTGTTCATGA